The following coding sequences lie in one Primulina huaijiensis isolate GDHJ02 chromosome 2, ASM1229523v2, whole genome shotgun sequence genomic window:
- the LOC140971208 gene encoding DEAD-box ATP-dependent RNA helicase 38 translates to MAEKESTSSAAEIVSAAAKPPETKRWADVAEEAEEDQEKAESSSTEVGLDSLAIEESKLVDNVLTDPDDSRIEAVTSGDTPYTSAKRFEDLNLSPELLKGLYVEMKFEKPSKIQAISLPMILTPPHKNLIAQAHNGSGKTTCFVLGMLSRVDPHLKAPQALCICPTRELAIQNMEVLLKMGKFTGITSELAIPSDPANYIPIQKRPPITAHVIIGTPGTICKWMLAKKLGMSQLKILVYDEADHMLAESGFRDDSVKIMKAILKSNANCQVLLFSATFDDAVKAFVSKIVEEIFVQDYNQLFVKKEELSLESVRQYKVYCPDELSKIMVIKDRILELGEKVGQTIVFVRSRNSASNLHQSLIRLGYEVTTIQGALKQEDRDKIIKEFKEGLTQVLISTDLLARGFDQKQVNLVVNFDLPVKYDRPSEPDYEVYLHRVGRAGRFGRKGAVFNLLLNDRDDMIMGKIENYFNAQITEVGPWNSDKEFETALTNAGLL, encoded by the exons ATGGCCGAGAAAGAGTCCACCTCCAGCGCCGCCGAGATTGTTAGCGCCGCCGCAAAGCCTCCAGAGACGAAGCGTTGGGCTGATGTCGCTGAAGAGGCGGAGGAGGATCAAGAAAAGGCCGAATCTTCATCGACCGAAGTTGGTTTAGATTCGTTGGCTATCGAGGAGTCCAAACTAGTTGATAATGTGCTTACCGATCCGGATGACTCCAGAATTGAAGCT GTTACATCAGGGGACACTCCATATACTTCTGCTAAGAGATTTGAGGACCTGAACTTATCACCTGAGTTACTGAAGGGTCTATATGTTGAAATGAAGTTTGAGAAGCCTAGCAAGATACAAGCAATAAGTTTGCCAATGATTTTGACTCCTCCACACAAGAATTTAATTGCTCAAGCTCACAATGGTTCTGGGAAGACCACGTGTTTTGTGCTTGGTATGTTGAGCCGTGTTGATCCACATTTAAAGGCTCCCCAGGCTCTTTGTATCTGCCCTACCAGAGAGTTGGCCATTCAG AATATGGAAGTGCTTCTGAAGATGGGGAAGTTCACTGGGATAACCTCTGAATTAGCAATACCATCGGATCCAGCTAATTACATTCCAATTCAAAAGAGACCACCTATTACGGCACACGTTATTATTGGTACACCAGGTACAATATGTAAGTGGATGTTAGCGAAGAAACTAGGCATGAGCCAACTGAAGATTCTCGTGTATGACGAGGCAGACCACATGCTAGCAGAG AGTGGTTTTCGAGATGATTCGGTGAAGATAATGAAGGCAATTTTGAAGAGTAATGCCAATTGCCAG GTGCTTCTCTTCTCAGCCACGTTTGATGATGCCGTGAAGGCCTTTGTATCAAAGATTGTTGAAGAAATCTTTGTCCAAGATTATAACCAGTTGTTTGTGAAAAAGGAAGAACTGTCTTTAGAGTCTGTCAGACAGTATAAGGTATATTGTCCTGATGAGCTTTCAAAGATCATGGTGATCAAAGACAGAATACTTGAACTTGGAGAGAAGGTGGGACAGACAATTGTTTTTGTCCGCTCTAGGAATAGTGCCAGTAATTTACACCAGTCCTTGATCAGGCTGGGCTATGAGGTCACTACAATTCAAGGTGCATTGAAACAAGAAGACAGGGACAAAATTATAAAGGAGTTTAAGGAGGGATTGACTCAAGTTCTTATTTCGACCGATCTTCTTGCTCGAGGTTTTGATCAGAAGCAG GTCAATTTGGTTGTCAATTTTGATCTTCCTGTGAAATATGACAGACCTTCTGAGCCTGACTATGAAGTTTACTTGCATCGGGTTGGTCGTGCTGGACGCTTTGGTCGCAAAG GTGCTGTATTCAACTTGCTTCTCAATGATAGAGATGACATGATTATGGGTAAGATTGAGAATTACTTCAACGCTCAGATAACTGAG GTGGGTCCGTGGAACAGCGACAAGGAATTCGAAACCGCCTTAACAAACGCGGGTCTGCTATAA
- the LOC140961038 gene encoding protein RGF1 INDUCIBLE TRANSCRIPTION FACTOR 1-like yields MLLLLWVRSLHLPLCLSARFLLQISSPLEGFNPNSIMETMLVPPWLERLLNTAFFNLCQKHGDAARSECNMFCLDCKSDGFCFYCKSSKHQDHQVIQIRRSSYHDVVRVSEIQKVLEINDVQTYVINSARVLFLNERPQPKGGKTVSHVCEICARSLLDTFRFCSLGCKLVGIKSNGDASFTLYEKNKVAIQRGEGISRRVKEEEEEELREGSQQQEIYPISSPPILSSARRRKGIPHRAPFRS; encoded by the exons ATGTTACTACTTCTTTGGGTTAGGTCTCTCCACCTTCCCCTCTGCCTCTCAGCAAGATTTCTCCTCCAAATTTCTTCACCATTGGAGGGATTTAATCCGAATTCGATAATG GAGACAATGCTGGTGCCGCCATGGCTGGAAAGATTGCTGAACACGGCCTTCTTCAACTTGTGCCAGAAGCACGGGGACGCGGCCCGTAGCGAATGCAATATGTTTTGCTTAGATTGCAAGAGCGACGGGTTTTGCTTCTACTGCAAGTCATCCAAACACCAAGATCATCAAGTTATTCAG ATAAGGAGATCTTCGTATCACGACGTGGTGAGGGTTTCGGAGATTCAGAAGGTTTTGGAGATAAACGATGTGCAGACATATGTAATAAACAGCGCGAGGGTTTTGTTTCTGAATGAGAGGCCTCAGCCTAAAGGTGGGAAGACAGTCTCTCATGTATGTGAAATTTGTGCAAGGAGCCTTCTGGATACTTTTCGATTTTGTTCTCTGGGCTGTAAG CTTGTGGGAATAAAGAGTAATGGGGATGCAAGCTTTACATTATATGAAAAGAATAAGGTGGCAATACAAAGAGGAGAAGGTATTTCAAGAAGAgtgaaggaagaagaagaagaagaattgcGTGAAGGATCACAACAACAAGAAATATATCCAATCTCATCTCCACCTATTCTTTCTAGTGCAAGAAGAAGAAAGGGTATTCCTCATAGAGCTCCTTTTAGGTcctaa